The Primulina eburnea isolate SZY01 chromosome 12, ASM2296580v1, whole genome shotgun sequence genome includes the window TGACGATGGGATGGCCACTTTCGCTGAGAACTGTAAGAATTTGCAGAAATTCTCTTGTGGGTCTTGCAGTTTTGGGGCAAAAGGAATAAATGCTTTGCTTGAAAATTGTGGGCTTCTTGAGGAATTGTCAGTGAAGCGGTTGCGTGGTATTACTGATGGGGCTGCAGCCGAGCTCATTCGGCCGGGAAAAGCTTCTGGATCTTTGAGAGTTATTTGTTTGAAGGATCTTTACAATGGCCAGTGTTTCGGGCAGTTGATCGTCGGGGCGAAAAATTTGAGGAGTTTGAAGTTGTTTAGGTGTTCCGGAGATTGGGATAAGGTGCTTGAAAACATTGCGGATAGGATACTTGGGCTTGTAGAGCTTCATCTGGAGAGGCTTCAGGTAAGTGATATTGGCCTTTCCGCTATATCGAATTGTGTGAATCTCGAAGTATTGCATTTGGTGAAAACCCCGGAGTGTACTAATTTTGGACTTGTGAGCATTGCTGAGAAATGTAAGTTGCTTCGGAAGCTCCACATCGATGGATGGAAAACGAATAGAATAGGTGATGATGGATTGATTGCGGTTGCTAATCACTGCCCGAATCTGCTGGAGCTGGTTTTGATTGGCGTGAATCCTACACATTTGAGTTTAGCAAAGTTGGCTACAAATTGCCAGAATCTGGAACGTCTAGCGCTTTGTGGGAGCGAAACCGTTAGAGATGCTGAGATTTATTGCATTGCTGAAAAATGTATTGCCTTGAAGAAGTTGTGCATCAAGAACTGTCCTGTCTCAGATCATGGCATGGAAGCACTTGCTGGTGGATGCCCTAACCTTGTAAAAGTGAAGGTTAAGAAGTGCAGAGGGGTGACCTCTGAGGGAGCAGATTGGTTGCGAGCCAGTAGGGGTTCACTTGCAGTGAACTTGGATACCATCGAGCCTGAATTGCCTGACGCTGGTGGCAGCGAGCAAGAAATTGGTGGTGCTGATATTCCTCCAATAGATGGAGAAAATAGGGATGTCAACATTGCATCTAGTAGTACCGGGAGATCCATGTCCTTTAAGATGAGGTTAGGTGCTTTTCCCGGGAGGAGCTTGGTGGCTTGCACGCTCAGGAGATGGTCAAGCTTTGTTGGCCGGGGCCGGAATAATGTTGGAAGGAACTCAGGTGGAGTAGCTGTCAGGAACTAAAGCTATTGGTCCGGTTAGTTTGCATTGTAGTTCAGTGTATGTATTCAGTTTGATGTTAAATTCCATTCTATGATCTCCACAATTTAGAGTTAGGCTGATTAAATGTTTATTGAATCTTAATATATATGGTAACTAGTGATATTGGTTCTTAGGTTGAAAAGCTATGAACTCTTGTTATCATTCCACCCTACGCAGCATATTAGGTCTTAAATTCCATTATTCAATTTCAAGCTGTATGGGAGTTTCTGGTCAGTAGTTGTATATCGGCTTGCTGAATATGTACTTGATTATTAGTTGTTCCATCCATTTCGAAATTCTGATTATCAAGGTAAACGAGTGATATCCTATCATCTCAGTTGTTTTAGTTATGATTGTTCATTCCTATTCAAATTTCGTATAATCTGAGTAACACAACTGTATACTACCTGGCGCATAAGTATCTAATAGCTCAATAATAATAACTGCTCAATCCTAGAGATAATTCAAACCATGTATTAAAATTCCTCTTCAAAGATCTATGCTTTCTTCAACAATATATTAATAAACCTCTGGTATGGATCAAGGACTAAAACCTTGATCCTCATCAACTAAAAGATAAAGGccaataaaaaaaacattcagAAACTCAGATCTAAAAGGTTATCTTTTAGAGTGTGATAACTTTCTCTTATGAATGTTAACTAtcgtatttttcttttttattaaagaaattaaaaataaatcaatttgaaGTTCTGAACTTTGATGGTTTAGAATTAGAACGAATAGTCCGAACGCATATCCAAATGTGACGACCTCAACTTTCTATAATTTCATGGGGACGGAGATAGATAATTTAAAAAGATGGATAATCTTAGGTTTTGATCCTACATGGGACTATCAGACATTACTCTTTTTTTAAAACGACTAAATATATGCTCTTAATCGTGCACACAAGTTATATTATCAAATATATAAGACAAATATATATGATGTGTTTGTCTATATATTTCTATATATATTGTCAAGTAAGCCAAAGCTCTGAAACAATTATATTCACCACCACTCATACCACATTGTATATGAATCCAGACAAGGTCTATCACTTTGTTGGATGGCTAAGAATATTTAAACCGACAAAAAACCCTTTATATGCTTCATGTATTTGAAAGCTTAATAAAACCAAACAAAAAGTTTGCTCATATTGAAAACCTTTGAAATGTCAAATAAGAACTTGCTCAAATAAAAATGTTGGATACAAATCGATATAACGTGAGTTATCTCTGTGGATGTAGATTGAAAATCATAATTCATATGATCCTGATTAATATTGGGGTGGTGGGTAGACGCTGCCagctggtggtggaggtgggtAGTGACCAGCGTTGGGTGGTGGCATTGGATTGACACCCATGAAATACGGTGGTTGGCTTGTTGGATTTGCCTGAGGTGGGTACTGACTGGTTGGGTTGGTACCTGTGGGATATGGTGCTTGGATTGTTTGATTCCCTTGGGGTTGATATTGACCTGCAAGACAGAACAAGCATAAGATTGTCATTAACTTCCTCAAGTTCAAAGTTTATAGTATCCTTAACAAATTTCAAAATTCATATGTTCTTTAAATAAATTTCATGTTCACAATAAATTAAATAGTGGAATCGCCTCCCCTGTCATACATATATTTGGTTAGTTTCTTGGTTGCCAAATAGTAGCGGAAAGAGAGGGTTAGGTCCCCTCTatttgtgtttttatttttaaaaaaaaaatcagatttATGAATATTTTGTGTTGACTCTGCCACAAGAGCCTTAATTTAGACACTGTACAAATTATTCAAGATAAATggatttttcaaatttctttttCATAATCCTTGACGGATACAACAATACATGAAATATAGTTGTGGTGTTGCCCATATACCTGGGGGGTAAGGACCTGGAGGCTGTAGGCTACTAGGCTGTGGAGGATATCCCGTGGAAGGATAGGCAGGTGGAGGAGTTTGCTCTGGGTTTACCAGGTAAGTGGGAAATGCTGCTGGGGAAGATGAGTAAGGGGGAGAAGCGGCTGTTGTATTGGATGGATTGGCAGGGTAAGGCGAAGGGACTGTTAGAGATGGTTGATAAGGATTGGGCGGCGGAGGGTTGGTGGAGAAAGGAGGAAAAGGTGGTGGTGCAGTGGCTGAGCTGACAGGGAAAGGGGTGGATGTTGGTGGATTAGGAGTGGGATACGAGTAGTTAGTGTTTAGAGGTTGTGCTGGATTTGGATATGGTGTAGGGTAAGCCCCAGCAGGGTTAGATACAGGGGGCTGCGTTGGTGGTGCAGTGGCCTGAGCTGACAGGGAAAGGGGTGGATGTTGGTGGATTAGGAGTGGGATACGAGTAGTTAGTGTTTAGAGGTTGTGCTGGATTTGGATATGGTGTAGGGTAAGCCCCAGCAGGGGTAGATACAGGGAGCTGCGTTGGTGGTGCTTGGCCTTGTGGATTCACCCCGTTGTATGGCAAGAGAGTCGAAATGGGTGCATTTGGCGTTGCGTAGAGCTGAGCTGGTGGCAGAGCATATTTCGATTCCATGCCGTTGGTACCTAAGTCACAAAATTTGTTTGTGTTGTGTAGAATATCGGTAGAAAGCTAAATCTAACATAAGACAAACAGATCCAACTCGAATTCTTGAACAAAGAAAAGATTATTATGTTGATACCTGAGGTTGCAGCAGCAGGGGGCTGGGGTTGATTTCCAGAGTAAGAAGCGGGTGCTCCAACCATTGCTATCAATTTGGATTGTTCTGAAATGATCAAACTCTATATAGCGAAAAAGGGCGGAGACTTGGCAATGGAGAGCTGACTTTGATAAATGTAGATCCACGATGATGTTAATAACATAGTAAGTCAACGAATGGATGGTCCAAATTCGAAAACAATATTATTTGACGGCCAACTTGTTCCTTGGCATGTGCTAACAACACTATTGAATCAAACTCGTCGGCAGTAACCATGAACGCCTACGGGTATGGAAAATATATTGTTCCGGAAAAAGTAAACAATGATAATAAAATTTCTTACTTTAAATAATAAGTATTCGattacgatttttttttaaaaaatataagaaTGATTTGGCCAATTAAAAAtcgttatttttttttacaggaattgttaaattattatttagcaataaatttatatatttgattGATAATATTTGTTGTTATGATTCTAATTCGGGAAAAATGAATATCTGGCGGGTCAATTTGTTTTTGGCCCATTAAGTATCTGTCAAACCCGACCCTACTATTACACTGCCACTCAATCAAATCTAGACCGTCGGTTGTATTGTTTCGAAAACCGAAAGAATCGGCGTTTTACAGTTTTCCTCTGTAATCTCTCTTTTTTCAACGCCAAAAGACAATGAATATGGGTGGCGGAGCAGGCATCGCCGGCGAAGATCCCACCGCCTCTGCCGTGACGCAATTCAGCCACACTGTATGGCAGCGGT containing:
- the LOC140807213 gene encoding F-box protein At1g47056-like yields the protein MGQSGSTSKFRSSKPAAAMISSSAVAMQAAEDPDSATTLQDNVIDGNNYSLDLPEECLAYIFQSLSSGDRKRSSLVCRRWLRIEGQSRHRLSLNAQSEITNIIPRLFLRFDAVTKLALKCDRRSVSIGDDVLIQISLKCTNLTRLKLRACRELTDDGMATFAENCKNLQKFSCGSCSFGAKGINALLENCGLLEELSVKRLRGITDGAAAELIRPGKASGSLRVICLKDLYNGQCFGQLIVGAKNLRSLKLFRCSGDWDKVLENIADRILGLVELHLERLQVSDIGLSAISNCVNLEVLHLVKTPECTNFGLVSIAEKCKLLRKLHIDGWKTNRIGDDGLIAVANHCPNLLELVLIGVNPTHLSLAKLATNCQNLERLALCGSETVRDAEIYCIAEKCIALKKLCIKNCPVSDHGMEALAGGCPNLVKVKVKKCRGVTSEGADWLRASRGSLAVNLDTIEPELPDAGGSEQEIGGADIPPIDGENRDVNIASSSTGRSMSFKMRLGAFPGRSLVACTLRRWSSFVGRGRNNVGRNSGGVAVRN